Below is a genomic region from Streptomyces ferrugineus.
GGTCGCGCTCGTCGTTCTGCGCCCGCCGGAACGCCTCGTCCCGCGCGGCCCGGACCCAGTCGCCGGGGTAGTCGGGGTCGAGTCCGTCGTGCGAGTCGGTGCCGTTCACGCGGCGCAGCGCCGGCAGGTACGGGGCGAGGACGTTGCCGGGGCGGCGGTCGGCGTACAGCTCGACCAGGTCGAGCATGTCGCCGGTGCCGGAGCAGAAGCCGATGATGCCGGCGGTGTAGCCGCGGCCGTCGCCGATGTCCTCGATGTACTTGTACTGCGCCTTCCAGTCGAGCGAGGAGTTCTCCGCGCTCGACACCAGCTTCATGGCGATCTCCTTCTTCGCCGGGTCGTCGAGTCCCACCGCGGCGTGGCGCGCGGCGGCGTGCGGGGAGTTGAGGAGCGGGGCTGATGCCAGGGACGCGCCGATCAGGGCGAGCAGTGTGCGGCGCGACGTGCGAGCGGGGTGCTTCACGGCGGCTCCAGATGAGGTGGGGGTGGGGAGTTGGCCGTACGTGACACTGATAGGAAGGTTTCCTATCAGACTGTGGACGCGATGGGCAGCGGTCGCGTCAAAGGTTCGTACCTATCTACAAGCCGTCGGCTACGGCAGCGGCTGCTCCGACCAGATCACCTTGCCCGCGGGCAGATACCGCGTCCCCCACCGCTCGGCGAGCTGCGCCACGAGGAACAGGCCGCGCCCGCCCTCGTCCGTCATGGCCGCGTACCGCAGATGCGGCGAGGTGCTGCTGCTGTCGAAGACCTCGCAGATCAGGCTCCGGTCGCGCAGCATGCGCACCCGGATCGGGGCACCGCCGTACCGGATCGCGTTGGTGACCAGCTCGCTCAGGATCAGCTCCGTGGTGAACGTCAGCTCCTCGAGCCCCCAGCTCTCCAGCGTCCGCGTCACGGTGGCGCGCACCTGTGCCACGGCGGCCGGGTCGGACGGCACGTCCCACTCGGCGACCAGGTCGGCACCGAGGGCCCGGGTACGCGCCACGATCAGCGCGATGTCGTCGCTCGGCCGGGCCGGCAGCCGGGCCTCAAGCACCGCCTGGCAGATCTCCTCCGGCGTCCGGTCCGCGCCGGCCAGCGCGTCGCGCAACAGCTCCAGACCCTCGTCGATGTCCCGGCCCCGGTCCTCCACCAGCCCGTCCGTGTACAGCACCAGCCGGCTGTCCCGCGCCAGCTCCAGCTCGGCCGTCTCGAACGGCAGCCCGCCCAGGCCCAGCGGGGGACCGGCGGGCACGTCGGGGAAGTCGACGGTGCCGTCCGGCCGCACCAGGGCCGGCGGCGGATGTCCGGCGCGGGCGATCGTGCACAGCCGGGAGACCGGGTCGTAGACCGCGTACAGACAGGTCGCACCGGTCACCGCGGCGCCGT
It encodes:
- a CDS encoding chitosanase; this translates as MKHPARTSRRTLLALIGASLASAPLLNSPHAAARHAAVGLDDPAKKEIAMKLVSSAENSSLDWKAQYKYIEDIGDGRGYTAGIIGFCSGTGDMLDLVELYADRRPGNVLAPYLPALRRVNGTDSHDGLDPDYPGDWVRAARDEAFRRAQNDERDRVYFNPAVRQGRTDGLRVLGQFVYYDAIVMHGDGTDPTSFRNIRGRALDRARPPAQGGDEVTYLHAFLDARVWAMKQEEAHSDTSRVDTAQRVFLRDGNLDLDTPLDWKVYGDSYHLD